Within Kineothrix sp. MB12-C1, the genomic segment TGTGGGTTGTATCGTTGATAATGTGGATACTATTGTGGCTGTTTATCACGCAGTTATGTTAGGAATGCCCCTGATGCACCGCATTGTTACGGTGACAGGAGATGCGATTGCAGATCCACGTAATTTCATGGTGAAAATAGGAACGAATTATCACGAGTTAATCGATGAGGCGGGTGGATTTAAGGAAAATCCGGTTAAAATTGTTTCCGGCGGTCCGATGATGGGATTTGCTCTTTTTAATTTGGATGTTCCTACCACCAAGACGGCATCGGCTCTTCTTTGCCTGACACAGGACGAAGCGTCCAAATTGGAGCCCAGTGCATGTATTAATTGCGGAAAATGTGTGGATGTATGTCCGGGCAGAATTGTGCCCAAGCTATTGTCAGATTATGCGGAGAATTACAATGAAGAAGCCTTCCTTAAGAACAGTGGAATGGAATGCTGTGAATGCGGATGTTGTAGCTATGTATGCCCGGCGAAGAAGCCTTTGACGCAGACGATAAAGTCCATGCGTAAGATACAATTGGCGAAAAGGGCGGCAAAGCAGGCGGAACAAAAGAAAAAGCAGGAGGTGCGCTAAGTGAGTGATTTGATAAAAGTGTCATCCAATCCGCATGTCCGGTCTAAGGTTACTACAGGCAGTGTCATGCTTGCCGTAGTTATCGCTTTGCTTCCGGCAGCAGGATTTGGTATTTATAATTTTGGAATCGATGCGTTGATTTTGATTGTGGTAACGGTGGCATCAACGGTTATTACAGAATATGCCTACGAGAAATGGATGAAGAAGAAAATAACAATTGGGGATTATTCCGCTGTTGTTACCGGACTATTATTGGCACTGAACCTTCCTTCTTCCGCTCCCTGGTGGATTGGAGTAATCGGTGGTGTATTCGCTATTTTAGTAGTAAAGATGCTTTTTGGCGGTCTGGGCCAGAACTTTATGAACCCGGCTTTGGCAGCCAGATGTTTTTTAATTATTTCCTTCACTTCCATTATGACGAATTTCGAAGTGGATGCTTACAGCGGAGCGACACCGCTTGCGGCGATTAAAAATGGAGAAAGCGTTAATATCCTCGATATGATTATCGGAAAGACGGCAGGAACGATTGGCGAGACGTCCATGATAGCCATCGTTATCGGGGCATGTTTCCTTTTGTTACTCGGAGTTATCGACCTTAGAGTACCGGGAAGCTACATCGTGAGCTTTGTTATTTTTATTTGCTTGTTTGGCGGTCATGGAGCCGATCCGGCGTATATAAGTGCCCAGCTTGCGGGCGGCGGTCTGATGTTAGGTGCCTTTTTTATGGCAACGGATTACGTGACCCGTCCCATTACCAAGAATGGGCAGTATGTTTACGGCATTTTTCTGGGCGTTTTAACAGGAATTTTCCGTGTATTCGGCCCGTCGGCAGAAGGTGTTTCCTATGCAATTATTATCGGGAACCTTTTGGTGCCTCTGATGGAGAAAATGACCCTTCCCAAAGGATTCGGTATCAAAGGAGGGAAAGTTCATGAATAGTCATATAAAAGGTATGGTGAAAGATGCTCTCATTTTATTTGTTATCACGGTGATTGCAGGTTTACTCTTAGGAGTAGGTTATGAAGTGACGAAGGAACCGATTGCAGCGCAGGTAGAAAAGGCGAAGCAGGAAGCTTGCAGGGAAGTATTTACGGATGCGGTCAGCTTTGAAGAGATAGAAATTGGCGAACCTGGCGATGCCTTAAGCCAGCAGTGGAGCGAACTTGGATTTGACGGTGCGGATATCGATGAAGCGATGAGTGCACTGGATACGAACGGTAATCTTATCGGATATGTAGTTACGGTGACGGATCACGAAGGATATAGCGGAGATATCCGTTTTATGATGGGAGTTCAGACGGATGGAACTTTGAATGGAATATCTATATTGGCGATTTCTGAAACTGCCGGACTGGGTATGCGTGCAGAGGAAGTATTGAAACCGCAGTTTGCGGGTAAAAAGGTGGAGAGTTTCGAATACGTGAAATCGGGAGCGGCCATGGAGAATCAGATCGATGCCATCAGCGGGGCGACGATCACGACGCACGCGGTGACGAACGGTGTGAATGCCGGACTTTATTATGCCCGTACAATTCTGATAGAAGGAGGCAGCGTCAATGAATAGCATAAAAGAAAGAGTTTTTAACGGGTTGATCAAAGAAAATCCCACCTTCGTGCTGATGCTCGGTATGTGTCCCACCTTGGCGGTAACGACCTCGGCAATGAATGGACTCGGTATGGGACTGACGACGATGGTTGTACTCGCACTCAGTAATGCCATGATTTCGGCGCTTCGCAATATTATTCCGGATAAGGTAAGAATTCCTGCATTTATCGTTGTTATCGCTTCTTTTGTTACGATGATGGAACTACTGTTGGAAGGGTTTATTCCGGCTTTATATGATGCACTGGGAATCTATATTCCTTTGATTGTAGTGAACTGTATTATTTTGGGAAGAGCGGAAGCATATGCCTCCAAGAACCCGGTGATTCCCTCTTTGTTCGACGGCATCGGTATGGGCCTCGGTTTCGCCTTCGCTCTTACTTGTATCGGTGCGGTAAGGGAGATTCTCGGTGCCGGCGAGCTGTTCGGTCTGCGCGTTATGCCTGAGTCTTATATACCCGCCACCATTTTCATTATGGCTCCGGGAGCCTTCTTCGTTCTGGCAGTGCTTACGGCTATTCAGAATAAGATCAAGGCGAACGGGCAGAAGAAGGGGAAAGATATGTCGAAAATTCAGTCAGGATGTAATGAGGATTGCATGAGTTGTTCCGATGGGGGCTGCAGTCATAAATTCTACGATACCTCAGAAAAGGAGAGTGTAACAAATGATTAAAGACTTGTTGATAATTATGATCGGTTCTTCTTTGGTGAGCAACGTTGTACTCAGCCAGTTCTTAGGCTTGTGTCCTTTTCTCGGAGTTTCTAAGAAGACCAATACAGCTGCAGGAATGGGCATCGCCGTTGTTTTCGTTATCACCCTTGCTTCTGCGGTAACAGGAGTGATTTATAAGTATGTACTAGAGGTGTTCGATATTACTTATCTGCAAACAATCGTGTTTATCTTAGTCATCGCAGCACTCGTTCAGTTTGTAGAAATGTTTTTAAAGAAATTTATGCCATCCCTTTATCAGTCTCTGGGCGTATATTTACCGCTCATTACGACAAACTGTGCGGTGCTTGGTGTAGCGCTTGTAAACGTTCAGAAGAAATACGATATTCTGACAGGAATTGTCAATGGATTTGCCACTGCGGTAGGATTCACCATCGCTATTTTAATTCTGGCAGGAATCCGTGAAAAGATGGAATATAACGATATACCGGAATCCTTTAAGGGAATGCCTATTGTGCTCGTAACAGCCGGACTTATGGCAATCGCTTTCTGCGGATTTTCAGGCTTATTGTAGGAGGTGTGGTATGAGTATAACTGGTGTTGTGATTGCAGTGGCGATGATAGGAGCCATAGGACTTTTTGTCGGCGTGTTTCTCGGTGTCGCTGCCATTAAGTTTCATGTGGAAGTGGATGAAAGAGAGGAGGCCGTATTGGCGGCTCTGCCCGGCAATAACTGCGGTGGATGTGGATTTCCGGGATGTTCCGGCCTGGCGGCGGCTATCGTAAAAGGAGAAGCAGCGGTGAATGCCTGCCCGGTAGGCGGGGAAGCGGTAGGGAAGGCGGTCGCACAGATCATGGGTGTGGAAGCGGAGGCTGCCACGAGAATGGTAGCGTTTGTTGAATGCCAGGGTGACTGCGATAAAACTACAAGAGACTACGAATATTCAGGGGTAGAGGACTGCCGGATGATGGCATATGTGCCTGGTGGCGGACCGAAAACGTGTAATTATGGCTGTCATGGATATGGTAATTGTGTGAGGGTATGCCCCTTCGATGCCATTCATGTGGTAAATGGAGTTGCAGTGGTAGACAGGGATGCTTGTAAGGCTTGTGGTAAATGTGTGGAGGAGTGCCCGAAGGAATTGATTAAGATGATTCCTTACGATGCGATGTATGTAGTGGCATGTAACTCCAAAGATAAAGGACCGGTTACGACAAAAGCCTGCAGTGTAGGATGTATCGGATGTCAGCTATGCAAGAAGAATTGTCCTTCGGAAGCGGTGGATGTTGTGGAGTTTAACGCTACTATCGACTATGAGAAGTGTATTGAATGTGGTGTCTGCATGGAGAAATGTCCGAAGAAGACTATTTTAAAAAGAGCATAGGAATATAAAGATTAAGCAATAAGAAATGGAAAAGAAGTGAAGCGATGAGATTACCGGGTGAAAATGATGATATGGGAGCTAGGCTCTCGATGAAATACATGGTGATAGGCGTTAGTTTAAGCCTATTGCTAATTCTGGGCGTTGTAATGCTTACCAATAATGCGAATAAGCCAAGGAAAGGAAATAGTACACAACAGGTAAATTCCGTGGTAGCTGTGGAGCATGAAGCGGATGGTGAAGAAGGCGATAATATATCAGGAGAAACGTCCGTAGAATTGGCAGAGCAGTACAATCTTACATCTCATGGAAGCAGTAGAATGAAGGATATCGAGAGGCTGTACAGGGAAAATAAACTGACAGCTTCCGATTTGGATTTCTGGGATATGTATCCGAAAAATGACCCTGAGTTAATCAGTGCGGAGAAAGCGGATGAGGAGAAAGATTCCAAGGAAGAAAGCTCCAAGAAGGAAGGGAATAAGTATTCCGATTATGAAGAAGAGCAGGAGCAGGATCCGGCCAATGATGGGAAGCATACTCTCCTCACTTATACTGATGGCTCAGAGGAGTGGGTATTGATCAATCCCTATCTCGAGAAGAACACTTATGATTTTACGAAGCTTACAATGAAGTCGGACAAAATGGCC encodes:
- the rsxA gene encoding electron transport complex subunit RsxA; translated protein: MKDLLIIMIGSSLVSNVVLSQFLGLCPFLGVSKKTNTAAGMGIAVVFVITLASAVTGVIYKYVLEVFDITYLQTIVFILVIAALVQFVEMFLKKFMPSLYQSLGVYLPLITTNCAVLGVALVNVQKKYDILTGIVNGFATAVGFTIAILILAGIREKMEYNDIPESFKGMPIVLVTAGLMAIAFCGFSGLL
- a CDS encoding RnfABCDGE type electron transport complex subunit B, which translates into the protein MSITGVVIAVAMIGAIGLFVGVFLGVAAIKFHVEVDEREEAVLAALPGNNCGGCGFPGCSGLAAAIVKGEAAVNACPVGGEAVGKAVAQIMGVEAEAATRMVAFVECQGDCDKTTRDYEYSGVEDCRMMAYVPGGGPKTCNYGCHGYGNCVRVCPFDAIHVVNGVAVVDRDACKACGKCVEECPKELIKMIPYDAMYVVACNSKDKGPVTTKACSVGCIGCQLCKKNCPSEAVDVVEFNATIDYEKCIECGVCMEKCPKKTILKRA
- the rsxE gene encoding electron transport complex subunit RsxE, with protein sequence MNSIKERVFNGLIKENPTFVLMLGMCPTLAVTTSAMNGLGMGLTTMVVLALSNAMISALRNIIPDKVRIPAFIVVIASFVTMMELLLEGFIPALYDALGIYIPLIVVNCIILGRAEAYASKNPVIPSLFDGIGMGLGFAFALTCIGAVREILGAGELFGLRVMPESYIPATIFIMAPGAFFVLAVLTAIQNKIKANGQKKGKDMSKIQSGCNEDCMSCSDGGCSHKFYDTSEKESVTND
- a CDS encoding RnfABCDGE type electron transport complex subunit G, with protein sequence MNSHIKGMVKDALILFVITVIAGLLLGVGYEVTKEPIAAQVEKAKQEACREVFTDAVSFEEIEIGEPGDALSQQWSELGFDGADIDEAMSALDTNGNLIGYVVTVTDHEGYSGDIRFMMGVQTDGTLNGISILAISETAGLGMRAEEVLKPQFAGKKVESFEYVKSGAAMENQIDAISGATITTHAVTNGVNAGLYYARTILIEGGSVNE
- a CDS encoding RnfABCDGE type electron transport complex subunit D; this encodes MLAVVIALLPAAGFGIYNFGIDALILIVVTVASTVITEYAYEKWMKKKITIGDYSAVVTGLLLALNLPSSAPWWIGVIGGVFAILVVKMLFGGLGQNFMNPALAARCFLIISFTSIMTNFEVDAYSGATPLAAIKNGESVNILDMIIGKTAGTIGETSMIAIVIGACFLLLLGVIDLRVPGSYIVSFVIFICLFGGHGADPAYISAQLAGGGLMLGAFFMATDYVTRPITKNGQYVYGIFLGVLTGIFRVFGPSAEGVSYAIIIGNLLVPLMEKMTLPKGFGIKGGKVHE